Proteins encoded in a region of the Photobacterium angustum genome:
- the lysS gene encoding lysine--tRNA ligase — protein MLDNNEVDENRLITERRAKLEHIRKESKANGHPNTFRRLKLAKELIKDFENKSKDDLICNTYTTSVAGRIMAKRGPFMVLQDVSGRIQVYANKQVQEELKAKYHGLDIGDIIGVKGQVHRSDRGELYVNMDEYELQTKALRPLPEKFHGLTDQEQRYRQRYVDLIINEESRNTMIMRSKVVAAIRQFMLKHQFMEVETPMMHPIAGGASARPFITHHNALDIDMYLRIAPELYLKRLVVGGFERVFEINRNFRNEGISPRHNPEFTMMEFYMAYADYNDLIDFTEDLLSSVAKELCGTTALPYGEHVIEFSGPYTRMTMLEAIQHYNPDNRRIQDLSYEQIKNKELMVDIATEVGVEVESFWTCGQLLEEIFGETAEPKLLQPTFITGYPADISPLARRSDEDPFITDRFEFFVGGREVANGFSELNDAQDQDSRFKAQMAAKDAGDDEAMQYDEDYIRALEFGLPPTAGQGIGIDRLVMLFTDSHTIRDVILFPSLRPNN, from the coding sequence ATGTTAGATAATAATGAAGTAGATGAAAATAGATTAATCACTGAACGTAGAGCGAAGCTTGAACATATAAGAAAAGAGAGTAAAGCGAATGGTCACCCTAATACCTTTCGTCGTTTGAAGTTAGCTAAAGAATTAATTAAAGATTTTGAAAATAAATCAAAAGACGATTTGATATGTAATACTTATACGACATCTGTAGCGGGGAGAATTATGGCTAAGCGCGGTCCTTTTATGGTGCTGCAAGATGTCTCTGGTCGTATTCAAGTATATGCAAATAAACAAGTACAAGAAGAGTTAAAAGCAAAATATCATGGTTTAGATATTGGCGACATTATAGGTGTTAAAGGACAAGTACATCGCTCTGATCGTGGTGAACTTTACGTCAATATGGATGAATATGAATTACAAACAAAGGCGTTACGTCCGTTACCTGAAAAATTTCATGGTCTAACAGATCAAGAGCAACGTTATCGCCAGCGTTATGTTGATTTGATCATTAATGAAGAATCTCGCAATACAATGATTATGCGTTCTAAAGTCGTTGCCGCGATTCGTCAATTCATGCTTAAACATCAATTCATGGAAGTAGAAACACCGATGATGCACCCGATAGCTGGTGGTGCGTCTGCGCGTCCTTTTATCACTCATCATAATGCGTTAGATATTGATATGTATCTTCGTATTGCGCCTGAGTTATATCTAAAACGTCTTGTTGTCGGTGGTTTTGAGCGAGTATTTGAAATTAACCGAAACTTCCGAAATGAAGGTATTTCACCACGCCATAATCCGGAATTCACAATGATGGAATTCTATATGGCATATGCTGATTACAACGATTTAATCGATTTTACTGAAGATCTGTTAAGTTCTGTTGCGAAAGAGCTATGTGGCACAACAGCCTTGCCATATGGCGAGCATGTCATCGAGTTTTCTGGTCCTTATACTCGGATGACGATGTTAGAAGCAATCCAGCATTACAACCCTGACAATCGTCGTATTCAAGATTTAAGCTACGAACAAATTAAAAATAAAGAGTTGATGGTTGATATTGCCACAGAAGTAGGCGTTGAAGTTGAGTCATTCTGGACATGTGGTCAATTGCTTGAAGAAATCTTTGGTGAGACAGCAGAGCCTAAGTTATTGCAACCTACATTCATAACCGGTTATCCCGCCGATATTTCACCTTTAGCGCGTCGAAGTGATGAAGACCCATTTATTACCGATCGCTTTGAGTTCTTTGTTGGTGGCAGAGAAGTGGCGAATGGTTTCTCAGAGCTTAATGATGCTCAAGATCAAGACAGCCGTTTTAAAGCGCAGATGGCAGCGAAAGATGCGGGTGATGACGAAGCAATGCAATATGATGAAGATTATATCCGCGCATTAGAGTTTGGCTTACCGCCAACAGCAGGCCAAGGTATTGGTATTGATAGGTTAGTAATGCTATTTACTGATTCTCATACTATTCGTGATGTGATCCTTTTCCCATCTTTACGACCAAATAACTAA
- a CDS encoding winged helix-turn-helix domain-containing protein has product MAWRNFKINDCLLITTENSLKKSGKTYILEPRITKLLSFLAQNQGIVFTRDELIDEVWDGAVVSDQVVTQSIFELRKILKKLDEDHWIITIPKRGYKLDADVQQIYIDPNTGFKLEEFHSSNEHTNDNSNLGTAFPAGPMTRAFSKPDNDIPPASVSNKISNLMLNHWLFDVGILSMLVLTLVFASWANNDNAPIKDLKNPRQINIEITSSSNQLYSIAKMIESTLFSYTDYTSSLHPNSEAGKTLSLYISDNNQLHIDLYNNISHRSDFKKNLLLQSDKLYTSLNQLLNELIQTLTHDHQVAVTNAPIITDSTLLYKYLSLPDLIDDEGQVNKSYLTDINKIILNSPKNSYLLAKRYIGYAIILTLDNKETSMPNLMNYARDLVKNISLQNSLSSLPSQTLNALALNQLYQGNIDLSQHYLSLSRQQSKQSSALYYILQGKIFDIKNQHKQANENYSIAKYLAPSYETEVLCKNLVFHSI; this is encoded by the coding sequence ATGGCTTGGAGAAATTTCAAAATAAATGATTGTTTATTAATAACAACAGAAAATAGCCTGAAAAAATCAGGTAAAACATATATTCTTGAACCAAGAATTACGAAACTTTTATCTTTTTTGGCTCAAAATCAAGGGATTGTATTTACGCGAGATGAGTTAATTGATGAGGTTTGGGATGGTGCTGTTGTTAGCGATCAAGTTGTCACTCAATCCATTTTTGAATTAAGAAAAATTTTAAAAAAGTTAGATGAAGATCATTGGATTATTACTATACCTAAACGAGGTTATAAGCTCGACGCTGATGTACAACAAATCTACATTGACCCTAATACTGGCTTCAAATTAGAAGAGTTTCATTCATCTAACGAACATACTAATGACAATAGTAATCTCGGAACCGCATTCCCAGCGGGGCCGATGACACGTGCATTTAGCAAACCAGATAACGATATTCCACCTGCCTCAGTCAGCAATAAAATAAGCAACTTAATGCTTAACCATTGGCTTTTTGATGTGGGAATATTATCTATGTTAGTGCTTACCCTTGTCTTCGCCAGTTGGGCGAACAATGATAATGCACCAATCAAAGACTTAAAAAACCCACGGCAAATAAATATAGAAATAACCTCTTCATCTAATCAGCTATATTCCATAGCAAAAATGATAGAAAGTACGCTATTTAGTTACACTGACTATACCAGTAGCTTACATCCAAATTCAGAAGCAGGAAAAACCCTGTCGTTATATATTAGCGATAACAATCAATTACATATAGACCTTTATAACAATATATCTCATCGTTCTGATTTTAAAAAAAACCTGCTTTTACAAAGTGATAAACTCTATACATCCCTCAATCAATTACTGAATGAACTTATTCAAACCTTGACCCATGATCATCAAGTAGCCGTTACTAATGCTCCTATAATTACTGACTCAACCCTGCTTTATAAATACCTCTCATTACCAGACCTCATTGATGATGAAGGGCAAGTAAACAAAAGCTACCTTACTGATATAAATAAAATTATCTTAAATTCACCAAAAAACAGTTATTTGCTTGCAAAACGATACATTGGCTACGCCATTATTCTTACACTTGATAACAAAGAAACATCAATGCCAAATTTGATGAATTATGCACGTGATTTAGTAAAGAATATTTCTCTCCAAAACTCCTTATCATCACTACCGAGTCAAACACTCAATGCACTTGCTTTGAATCAGCTCTATCAAGGTAATATAGATTTATCACAACACTACTTATCGCTATCAAGGCAACAATCAAAACAGAGCTCTGCCCTTTATTATATTCTCCAGGGCAAAATTTTTGATATTAAAAATCAACATAAACAAGCAAATGAAAATTATAGTATTGCTAAATATTTAGCACCATCCTATGAAACGGAAGTCCTTTGTAAAAACTTAGTGTTCCATTCTATTTAA